The following are encoded together in the Glycine max cultivar Williams 82 chromosome 8, Glycine_max_v4.0, whole genome shotgun sequence genome:
- the AN1 gene encoding zinc finger A20 and AN1 domain-containing stress-associated protein 5-like → MAQKTEKEETDFKVPETITLCVNNCGVTGNPATNNMCQKCFTAFTTSTATTSGAGGAGIASPATRSGISARPLKRSFPEEPSPPADPPSSDQTTPSEAKRVVNRCSGCRRKVGLTGFRCRCGELFCAEHRYSDRHDCSYDYKAAGREAIARENPVIRAAKIVKV, encoded by the coding sequence ATGGCTCAGAAAACCGAGAAAGAAGAAACCGACTTCAAGGTTCCCGAAACGATTACGCTTTGCGTTAACAACTGCGGCGTCACCGGAAACCCTGCTACGAATAACATGTGTCAGAAGTGCTTCACCGCCTTCACCACCTCTACCGCCACCACGTCCGGCGCCGGAGGTGCCGGAATAGCTTCTCCGGCTACCAGATCCGGCATCTCCGCGCGTCCACTGAAGAGATCTTTTCCCGAGGAGCCCTCGCCGCCGGCGGATCCTCCGTCTTCAGACCAGACGACCCCGTCGGAGGCGAAGCGCGTGGTGAACCGCTGCTCCGGCTGCAGGAGGAAGGTCGGACTCACCGGATTTCGGTGCCGATGCGGCGAGCTCTTCTGCGCCGAGCACCGGTACTCCGACCGCCACGACTGCAGCTACGACTACAAAGCCGCCGGAAGAGAAGCCATCGCGAGGGAGAATCCGGTGATTAGAGCCGCGAAGATCGTCAAAGtctga